A region from the Gemmatimonadales bacterium genome encodes:
- a CDS encoding cytochrome b N-terminal domain-containing protein, with translation MSRLLAWLDDRTGLVTWTRHALEHPVPPRTGWWYVFGSATLIAFLLQVVTGIALATAYVPASGQAYESLRFISEQALMGRFLRGMHYFGASAMMLLIGIHVARTYLMAAYKYPRELNWLSGAVLLLLTIALAFTGQLLRWDQTAVWSVIVAAAQAGKVPVIGTDLARFVLAGDTVGGATLSRFFAFHVFFIPALVFLLIGLHLLLVLRHGISERPRLGQPVEEATYRARYDAMLRSEGVPFWPDAAWRDAVFGAAVVAVIAILAVIVGPPELGRPPDPSILQAYPRPDWYFLWYFAVLALTPTSLETFIIVVAPLVFGAILLLVPLSNTGERSVRRRPWAPLLVIAIVTVIVSFWIAGAQAKWSPDFAATPLPAEVVHDTSAAVVEGARLFHSKGCEFCHQIAGHGGERGPDLSNVASRLTSQGIALQITNGGPNMPAYARSLTPDEVQALVAFLSTRK, from the coding sequence ATGAGTCGGCTCCTTGCGTGGCTCGACGATCGCACCGGCCTGGTCACCTGGACCCGGCACGCGCTCGAGCATCCGGTGCCGCCGCGCACCGGCTGGTGGTACGTCTTCGGGAGCGCCACGCTCATCGCATTCCTGCTCCAGGTGGTCACCGGTATCGCGCTCGCCACCGCGTACGTCCCCGCCAGCGGGCAGGCGTACGAAAGCCTCCGCTTCATCAGCGAGCAGGCGCTGATGGGGCGCTTCCTGCGCGGCATGCATTACTTCGGCGCGTCGGCCATGATGCTGCTCATCGGCATCCACGTGGCCCGCACCTACCTGATGGCGGCGTACAAGTATCCCCGCGAGCTCAACTGGCTCTCGGGCGCGGTGCTCCTGCTGCTCACGATCGCGCTGGCGTTCACCGGCCAGTTGCTGCGCTGGGACCAGACCGCGGTCTGGTCGGTGATCGTGGCCGCGGCGCAGGCGGGCAAGGTGCCCGTGATCGGCACCGACCTCGCGCGCTTCGTCCTCGCGGGCGACACCGTGGGCGGCGCCACGTTGAGCCGCTTCTTTGCCTTTCACGTCTTCTTCATCCCGGCGCTCGTCTTCCTGCTCATCGGGCTGCACCTGCTCCTGGTGCTCCGGCACGGCATCTCGGAGCGGCCGCGCCTCGGCCAGCCCGTCGAGGAGGCCACCTACCGCGCGCGCTACGACGCGATGCTCCGCAGCGAGGGCGTGCCGTTCTGGCCCGACGCAGCGTGGCGCGACGCCGTGTTTGGCGCGGCGGTGGTCGCGGTCATCGCGATCCTCGCCGTGATCGTGGGCCCGCCGGAGCTCGGCCGGCCGCCCGACCCGAGCATCTTGCAGGCCTATCCACGGCCCGACTGGTATTTCCTCTGGTACTTCGCGGTGCTCGCGCTCACGCCCACGAGCCTCGAGACGTTCATCATCGTGGTGGCGCCCCTCGTGTTCGGCGCGATCCTGCTGCTGGTGCCACTCTCCAACACCGGCGAGCGCAGCGTGCGGCGCCGGCCATGGGCACCGCTGCTCGTGATCGCGATTGTGACGGTGATCGTGAGCTTCTGGATCGCCGGCGCGCAGGCCAAATGGTCGCCGGATTTCGCGGCCACGCCGCTGCCGGCCGAGGTGGTGCACGACACGTCGGCGGCGGTGGTGGAAGGCGCGCGGCTCTTTCACTCGAAGGGCTGCGAGTTTTGTCACCAGATTGCCGGCCACGGGGGAGAGCGCGGGCCCGACCTCTCGAACGTCGCGAGCCGGCTCACGTCGCAGGGCATCGCCCTGCAGATCACGAACGGCGGGCCGAACATGCCGGCGTACGCGCGGAGCCTGACACCAGACGAAGTGCAGGCGCTGGTGGCGTTTCTGTCGACGCGGAAGTAG
- a CDS encoding Rieske (2Fe-2S) protein, which translates to MDAAGSDASPDPAPPAPPSTPTNGAEMLPRRRFFSRLSTAVSAAAAVIVGVPFIGFLVAPLVRRVPREWRAVGPVDRFAVGETVSVTFQDASPLPWSGVTARTAAWLRRTEDGGFTAFSVNCTHLGCPVQWIADARLFLCPCHGGVYNADGTVAAGPPPRPLGEYPVRVRSGRVEILTSPIPFA; encoded by the coding sequence ATGGACGCTGCCGGTTCCGACGCTTCGCCCGACCCCGCGCCTCCCGCGCCGCCCTCCACCCCGACGAACGGCGCCGAGATGCTTCCGCGGCGCCGCTTTTTCTCCCGGCTCTCGACCGCGGTTTCGGCCGCGGCCGCGGTGATCGTCGGCGTGCCTTTCATCGGCTTTCTCGTGGCGCCGCTCGTGCGCCGGGTGCCGAGGGAGTGGCGCGCGGTCGGTCCGGTGGACCGGTTCGCCGTCGGAGAGACCGTGTCCGTAACCTTCCAGGACGCGTCGCCGCTCCCCTGGTCGGGGGTCACGGCGCGCACCGCGGCATGGCTCCGGCGCACCGAAGACGGTGGCTTCACCGCGTTTTCCGTCAACTGCACCCACCTCGGCTGCCCGGTCCAATGGATCGCCGACGCGCGGCTCTTCCTCTGTCCGTGCCACGGCGGCGTGTACAACGCCGACGGCACCGTGGCCGCCGGTCCGCCTCCCCGCCCCCTGGGTGAATACCCGGTGCGCGTGCGGAGCGGGCGGGTGGAGATCCTCACGAGCCCGATACCGTTCGCGTGA
- the ftsY gene encoding signal recognition particle-docking protein FtsY: MAEGRLGEQKQGLWKRLKRLAFSDVNAVIRGLNAADIETMERILIEADFGVPATVELTEALEDEVRKGRLKTEADLRNTLRVRLTEMLGAAGDPGAIAQAQSDGNGGGPTVVLIVGVNGTGKTTTAAKLAYRLKRQGRRVLLAAADTYRAGAIAQLQIWADRIGVPCVAGAPGGDPAAVAFDALDAARSRGADTVVVDTAGRLHTQEGLMEELRKLSRVVARKVPGAPHETLLVLDGTVGQNAIQQGRLFNEAVSPTGIVVTKLDGSAKGGAVVALRRELALPIRFVGLGEGVDDLEPFDAERFAANLVGGT; the protein is encoded by the coding sequence GTGGCCGAAGGCCGGCTTGGCGAGCAGAAGCAGGGACTCTGGAAGCGGCTCAAGCGGCTCGCGTTCAGCGATGTGAACGCCGTCATCCGCGGGCTCAACGCGGCTGACATCGAGACCATGGAGCGGATTCTCATCGAGGCCGACTTCGGCGTACCCGCCACGGTCGAGCTCACCGAGGCGCTGGAGGACGAGGTCCGCAAGGGGCGGCTCAAGACCGAGGCCGATCTCCGCAACACCCTGCGCGTCCGCCTGACCGAGATGCTCGGTGCCGCGGGCGACCCTGGCGCCATCGCGCAGGCACAGTCGGACGGGAACGGCGGCGGCCCAACCGTCGTGCTCATCGTCGGCGTCAACGGTACCGGCAAGACCACGACGGCCGCCAAGCTGGCGTACCGGCTCAAGCGCCAGGGCCGGCGGGTCCTCCTCGCCGCGGCCGACACCTACCGCGCCGGCGCCATCGCACAGTTGCAGATCTGGGCCGATCGCATCGGTGTGCCGTGCGTGGCGGGCGCGCCCGGGGGCGATCCCGCGGCGGTCGCTTTCGATGCGCTCGACGCGGCCCGCTCGCGCGGCGCCGATACCGTCGTGGTCGACACCGCCGGCCGGCTGCACACGCAGGAAGGGCTCATGGAGGAGCTGCGTAAGCTGAGCCGCGTCGTGGCGCGCAAGGTGCCCGGCGCGCCGCACGAGACGCTGCTCGTGCTGGACGGCACCGTTGGCCAGAACGCGATCCAGCAGGGCCGCCTCTTCAATGAGGCGGTGAGCCCCACCGGGATCGTCGTCACCAAGCTCGACGGGAGCGCCAAGGGCGGCGCTGTGGTGGCGCTCCGGCGCGAGCTGGCGCTTCCCATTCGCTTCGTGGGCCTGGGCGAGGGGGTGGACGACCTCGAACCGTTCGACGCCGAGCGCTTTGCCGCCAATCTCGTGGGCGGCACGTGA
- the recG gene encoding ATP-dependent DNA helicase RecG gives MSPLRLDTPVTFLKGIGERRAEALARLGIRTARDLLWHLPHRYVDASTVTPLARAEVGSDVACMGRVVAKGVVPTRRGLRIFHAVLRDDSGLLECVWPGQAFLDRSIAVGQTLLVSGPMRFYHGRQMAPREYLILGDGEGQPDALAAGTVLPVYPATEGLSHKVIRGLVERHLDALVAASRDVLPEPLRKSLALPTLGDALRAVHRPRSLADAEAGRRRLAFDELLDLQLMLVRARHLAKRRRSGVAFEVKRELTTALRQHLPWSLTRDQQRALHEITADMTAADRMHRLLMGDVGTGKTVVALFAMLLALENEYQAALMAPTELLAEQHVATLAALLEPLGIRPELLVGRLPAGEKSAVRERLASGAARLVVGTHALLEGTTRFHRLGLAVIDEQHRFGVEQRGALIAKGAAPDVLLLTATPIPRSLALTLYGDLDVSTLRERPPGRGTVRTAIRSAAERERVYAFVERAAAEGRQAYVVLPVIEESERADLRAATTMAEALAARWPALAVGLVHGRQKGDERDGIMRRFRAGELHVLVATTVIEVGIDVPNATIMLVEHPERFGLAQLHQLRGRIGRGVDASYCILLVDDRVPERLEAFAATNDGFRIAELDLAERGMGELIGARQSGDLVVRHARLPADEDLLGRARELAAEMIARDPALQRAEHRGVRERAVARYPRATELFRVG, from the coding sequence GTGAGCCCGCTCCGCCTCGACACGCCGGTCACATTTCTCAAGGGCATCGGCGAGCGGCGGGCGGAGGCGCTCGCCCGGCTTGGCATCCGTACCGCGCGCGATCTCCTCTGGCACCTCCCGCACCGCTACGTCGACGCATCGACCGTGACCCCGCTCGCGCGCGCGGAAGTGGGGAGCGACGTCGCGTGCATGGGCAGAGTGGTGGCGAAGGGCGTCGTGCCCACGCGCCGCGGGCTCAGGATCTTTCACGCCGTGCTGCGCGACGACAGCGGGCTGCTCGAGTGCGTCTGGCCGGGACAGGCGTTTCTCGACCGCAGCATCGCGGTCGGACAGACGCTGCTCGTGTCGGGGCCGATGCGGTTTTACCATGGGCGACAGATGGCCCCGCGCGAATATCTGATCCTGGGTGATGGCGAGGGCCAACCCGACGCGCTCGCCGCCGGCACGGTGCTCCCGGTGTATCCCGCCACCGAAGGCCTGAGCCACAAGGTGATCCGCGGGCTCGTCGAGCGGCACCTCGATGCGCTCGTGGCGGCCTCGCGCGACGTGCTGCCCGAGCCGCTTCGGAAGAGCCTCGCGCTCCCCACACTCGGCGACGCGCTCCGGGCCGTCCACCGGCCCCGCTCGCTGGCCGACGCGGAGGCGGGGCGCCGCCGGCTGGCGTTCGACGAGCTGCTCGACCTGCAGCTCATGCTGGTGCGCGCGCGGCATCTCGCCAAGCGGCGGCGGAGCGGCGTTGCGTTCGAGGTGAAGCGCGAGCTCACGACCGCGCTTCGCCAGCATCTCCCGTGGTCTCTCACCCGGGACCAGCAGCGCGCGCTGCACGAGATCACCGCCGACATGACCGCGGCCGACCGCATGCATCGCCTGCTCATGGGCGACGTAGGGACCGGCAAGACGGTGGTGGCGCTCTTCGCCATGCTGCTCGCGCTGGAGAACGAATACCAGGCAGCGCTCATGGCGCCCACCGAGCTTCTGGCCGAGCAGCACGTGGCCACACTCGCCGCGCTGCTCGAGCCGCTCGGCATCCGCCCCGAACTGCTCGTCGGCCGGCTCCCGGCGGGCGAGAAGAGCGCGGTGCGCGAGCGACTGGCGAGCGGTGCCGCGCGGCTGGTGGTCGGCACCCATGCGTTGCTCGAGGGGACCACGCGCTTCCATCGGCTCGGCCTCGCGGTGATCGACGAGCAGCACCGGTTCGGCGTGGAGCAGCGGGGGGCGCTCATCGCGAAGGGAGCGGCGCCCGACGTGCTCCTCCTCACCGCGACGCCCATTCCGCGCTCGCTCGCGCTCACCCTCTACGGCGACCTGGACGTCTCCACCCTGCGCGAGCGCCCGCCCGGACGCGGCACCGTGCGCACCGCCATCCGGAGCGCGGCCGAGCGGGAGCGGGTGTACGCCTTCGTGGAGCGCGCCGCGGCGGAGGGGCGACAGGCGTACGTGGTGCTGCCGGTGATCGAGGAATCGGAGCGGGCGGACTTGCGCGCGGCCACCACGATGGCCGAGGCGCTCGCGGCGCGGTGGCCGGCGCTCGCGGTGGGGCTGGTGCATGGGCGGCAGAAGGGGGACGAGCGCGACGGCATCATGCGCCGCTTCCGCGCGGGCGAGCTGCACGTGCTGGTGGCGACCACGGTGATCGAGGTCGGGATCGACGTGCCCAACGCCACCATCATGCTGGTCGAGCATCCCGAGCGCTTCGGGCTCGCGCAACTGCACCAGCTTCGGGGGCGGATCGGGCGCGGGGTGGACGCGAGCTACTGCATTCTGCTGGTGGATGATCGCGTGCCTGAGCGGCTGGAGGCGTTCGCGGCGACGAACGACGGGTTCAGGATTGCGGAGCTGGATCTGGCGGAGCGGGGGATGGGGGAGCTGATCGGGGCGCGGCAGTCGGGTGATCTCGTGGTGCGGCATGCGCGCCTGCCGGCAGATGAGGATCTGCTGGGGCGGGCGCGCGAGCTGGCGGCGGAGATGATTGCGCGCGATCCTGCGCTGCAGCGGGCGGAGCATCGCGGGGTGCGGGAGCGGGCGGTGGCGCGGTATCCGCGGGCCACTGAGCTCTTTCGCGTCGGGTAG